From Bacteroidia bacterium, one genomic window encodes:
- a CDS encoding type I restriction enzyme HsdR N-terminal domain-containing protein, whose amino-acid sequence MNSSRFPTLNLPSPKLEIQEENSELKVRCFVRQKYVVLTPEEWVRQHLIHYLVEYKHYPISRIALEYPLHYGKTSRRADILIIDRARKPQLVVECKAPLIEIKQGVMDQVSKYNTVLGSGIVVISNGLRHFVVQLEKNGNSRFLSDIPAYSET is encoded by the coding sequence TTGAATTCCAGTAGGTTTCCAACACTTAACCTTCCAAGTCCCAAATTGGAAATACAGGAAGAAAACTCCGAGCTAAAAGTACGTTGTTTTGTTCGTCAAAAGTATGTTGTTCTGACTCCGGAGGAGTGGGTTAGGCAACATTTAATCCATTATTTGGTAGAATACAAGCATTATCCCATTTCGCGAATTGCCTTGGAGTATCCACTTCATTATGGAAAAACGAGCCGAAGGGCAGACATTCTGATAATTGACAGGGCCCGAAAGCCTCAGCTCGTTGTAGAATGCAAAGCCCCTTTGATAGAGATTAAACAAGGTGTTATGGATCAGGTTTCCAAATACAATACGGTGTTAGGGTCGGGAATAGTGGTTATTTCGAACGGATTACGACATTTTGTTGTTCAATTGGAAAAAAATGGAAACAGCCGGTTTTTGTCAGACATTCCGGCCTATAGCGAAACATGA